The genomic window GCCACGCCAGCTCACGCCTTGGACAGCGCGCTGGTGAGCAACCTCGGTAAGTCCAGCGACGGTGGGTCAGGTGCAATGCATGTGCTACAGGCCCAGTCGTTCACCACCGGGGGCAATTCGCTGGGCTATGCATTGGAGAGCATCGACCTGGACATTCACACAGCTCCTGGTTCAGATGACCTGACGGTGACGGTGCGGGAGTCCGACTCGGGTGACCCTGGAGACACTGTCTACACTCTGACCAATCCAGCCGTCCTGTCGTCCGGCGTAGGTACGTACCTCGCTCCTGATGACGCCACTCTGGACCCGAACACCACGTACTGGGTACACATACACTACAGTGGGGGCGGCACCAAACCTCGATGGAGGTACACGAATTCCAATAACGAAGACTCAGGGAAGCACCCGGGCTGGAGTATCGGTAACGACCGGAGTCGATCTATGCCTGGCTTTCCTCTTCAAGTTCGCTGAAACTCTCGGTCAACACCGGACCTGCTCCTGTTTACGTGAGCAACACAGGTCAGACCTCCTCGGTGTTCGTATATTCCCCGGGCGACGATTATTCCGTTGCTCAGAAGTTCACCACGGGCGGAGGCGCTGTCGGCTTCTACCTGGGAAGCATAGATTTGGACTTGTGGCGCTCACCGGGAGATGGCACACTGACCGTCACCGTAAGGGACGAGAACGCATCGGGTGAACCTGGAAGCGTCAAGTACACGTTGACCAATCCCTCCGATTTGGGGACGGGAATCGAGCGGTTCGAAGCCCCGTATGGGGCCTATCTCAGCGATGAGTCCAACTACTACGTGCACCTTGAATTCAGCGGCAGCGGAACTGAGCCCGGATTCAGGACAACCGAATCCACCGACGATGATTCCGGCGCTCGATCCGGATGGAGCATCGGCAATGATCTGCAGCACACCCCGTTCGGGGAGTGGAGCGTCTCTGAACACATATTGAAGATCAGGGTCAATGCTTTCAACGTAACCCCCCCGCCTCCTGACGCGCCCTCGAACTTGAGAGTTGTTGGCCCGGACGACGGTCAGATCTCGGTTGCCTGGGACAACCCCGAGGACATTTCGATCAGGAAGTACCAGTACAGCACCGATGGCGGTACTATCTTCAATGACATGAATGGCAGCAACAAGGACACTACCTCTTTCACCTTCGAAAACCTGAACAATGCCGTTGAGTACCACCTTGCGATTCGTGCTGTGAACCTCACCGACGACGG from Dehalococcoidia bacterium includes these protein-coding regions:
- a CDS encoding fibronectin type III domain-containing protein produces the protein MSNTGQTSSVFVYSPGDDYSVAQKFTTGGGAVGFYLGSIDLDLWRSPGDGTLTVTVRDENASGEPGSVKYTLTNPSDLGTGIERFEAPYGAYLSDESNYYVHLEFSGSGTEPGFRTTESTDDDSGARSGWSIGNDLQHTPFGEWSVSEHILKIRVNAFNVTPPPPDAPSNLRVVGPDDGQISVAWDNPEDISIRKYQYSTDGGTIFNDMNGSNKDTTSFTFENLNNAVEYHLAIRAVNLTDDGEPQGVHAVPMAAPADLIAAGDNGRVVLRWTDPGYSAYPLVPTYEYSTDGGTVFTAFPDSRATTTRYAVTGLTNGTEYSFVVRGALGVFHSQLSNAATATPAVVPPSPPADFRAAPGDAQVVLSWDDPSDITIEEYQLLEHLESKLVPPFDDENKFEFGYS